In the genome of Hyphomicrobium sp. ghe19, the window CTCACAAGTATCTGTCCGCCGAAGCGAAGTTTGTGAAGACCGATACTCTCTAGAACTCCTGATCCCACGTGCGAGGCACGCGGTATGACTGCATTACCTCACAGCGGCCGGATGGTTTCCTCTCCGTAGCGCACTGTGGCGCGGCGGGACCTTGCCGGGAATTTGCGGAACGCGCCGGAACCATCATCGATGGTCGCGCGTCATCATCACGTTCACCGCCGGGCCGCACTGGCACCGGCGGTGAACGCCCAAAGCAATCAAGCCACTGGGCGAGACACTGGGAGCGTTGTCATGCCGGCGGATGGAGATCGGTCAGGCCCCCGGGCCACTGGCTCTCGCCCGAGTTCCCTGCTCCACTGGCTCAGCGATCGCGTGAATTTTCGTCTGTTCATCCATACGCTCGCAGCGAAACGCACGGTATCAAGAAACATGGCGAAAGACGAAAAACTTCCTGCCACGATCAGGGCCAGCGACTATCTCGAAATATGCCGCGAAAAGGCGCTAGACGCCTATACGATCGAAGAAGCGATCTACTGGCACAATGAGATCATCACCGAGCTTTCGATCGAGCTTCATACCGTCCAAACGATGCACTGGCCCGACACGGTCAAGGCCAGCATGATGATTGCTTTGGAAGATCGCTTGAGTCAGCACGCTGGCGCCGTCACGCGTCTGGCAGGCATTCTGGAAAGAAACGAGCAGCTTATCTGGCAGCCTTGACCGCCGATTTGCCGGTGCCTTTCGCGCCGTCGCTGTTACGAGCGCGCTTGGCGGCCTTTTCCGTGCGCTTTACAGCATTCTCGAGCTTGTTCTGGCGGGCGACAATGCGGCGCCGGCGATTGTCGGACATTGTAGGCATAAATTCACTCCTGGGATTGTGGTAGAGAGACCCCGAGCCGCCAAAGCTGTCAGCCCGGGATCTTGCGGGACCTCTAGTAGCAGACCCATACCCATTCGGCATAATAATTTGACCAGCGCCAGCAGGGCCCTATGCCGTAGGGGTACCACCTTCCATGCCAGAAGCGGCGGCCGTGACCGCCCCTCGGGCCGTGGTCTCGACCGCGAAACTGTTCGCCGCCGCGAAACCGTTCTCCGCCATGAAAACGTTCGCCGCCTCGGGGTCCGCCGCCGGGAGGCCCGCCTTCACGGAATTGACCACGAGGGCCACCCCCGCCCGGTCCGCGGCCCCCACCTCCGCCTTGACCACGGCCACCCCCGCCGCCACCGCCGCCGGGTCCGGCTGTGTGGCCACCTCCGCCTCCGCCGCCTCCTCCGCCTCCTCCCCTCCCCCACCCGGTTGACCCGATACGGCGAGCGGCATGCACAAAGTGGCAATTAGAGCGAACGCGAATGGAAGGTGACGCATCATCATCGGAGGCCTCTCCTTTTGGGTTTCCGCATTTTGTTTTCGAGCTATCTCGTCGAGCTAGCTTATGGCTCGCGGCCTACCACACTCCACGTTGCCCATTTCAAATACAGCGCCGGGTGGTGAACCAAACAGAATGCTTCGTTCCGCTTTCTTCGATCGAATTTCTCGCCTCGTTTTACGTCGCTACTTCACGCGATTTTCCGCACGCGATTTGAAGCAATTTTGTCCTCGATCGGAATGATTTCCGTTGCGCGATGCAGGCTGCGCAACAGACGCGCGCTGAGACCTGACATGGAAAAGCACCCTGGCGGGGGGAGCCAGGGTGCTTAGGATTTCACGGTTGAAAGGAGCACACCGGGGGGGAAGTGCTACCGTGATACCGATACTACTTGCGGCTGGAAAACACGTTCCCGCGACATTCGGTCGACCCGCACACAAGCTCAGTGGTCACCCGTCGAAGGCGAGGCCGGCTTGGAATTGTTTGTGTTCTTGTCGTTCGATTTTTTTTCGTCATGCGGTAGCTGCTTGGATTGTTCCGAGGGCAACGTCCGCTCGGTCGTCGCTCCGCCCATCGTATTCGCGTCGCCGCCCTGCGATGCGGCTCCCGCTTTGCCTGAATCTTTCGCCTGCGGTTGGCCGGTGCGATTAACATCGTCGGCGAATGCGGCCGAGCCCGTCATCGCCAGACATGCAGCATAGATAATCGCGGCGCGCCTCATCATTGGCCTCCGATTTTAGACTTTACGTATTTAAAGGGACGCAGATTCCGTCACGATCGCCGCCTTCTGGAACAGCGGCAGCCTCAGCAAGCGGCTGGTTTCCACCTCCGCCATCTTCTTCAGACAAAGCCGCTTCTCCTCGAGAAATGTGGGGCCGAAAGAGGGATCGTGAAGCACGATCTGCGAGCCGTTATCGATGATGTCCGCGAGTTTTATGAGCTTTGCGTCCCACGGGGCCCGCGACAGTCTCCACGCGGCTTGTAATGCCCGCGACGCGCGGCTTCCCTTCTCGGTATCGGTCAGCCAATAGACCAGTTCGGCAACGGCCTCGCCGAATTTCTGATGGACCTCTTCTATACTCGTGTCGCTTTTCTCTATCGTATCGTGAAGAAACGCGGCGGCTATAATTTCTGAACTTTTATATCCATACTCTTCAAGGATGGCCGCCACCGAGTCGAGATGCACCATGTACGGGCGCCCGTCATGCTTGCGCACTTGCCCGCTGTGCTTCGCAATCGCGAAATCTCTCGCATCATGTATGGTCGCTGATACCAGCATCGGGGACCGTTCAGTCTCTCCTCAAAGCCATCGTCAGTGTCCGCACGATCACTCATCCAATCGCCGGATAGTAGACGCTGACCGAGCGGGTACGGTTTCGAAACGGTGGCAATGTGCCCTAGTTTGGAGCGGGACCTGTCAGCGTAGCGATTATAAAGCAAACGGGTCACCCGTTCGTTGCCAAGGCGCACTTAGTTTGAAGCGCTTTGGCGATGCTCCGTCGTTGGAGCCCGAGAGTTCCGCTGCCAGCACTGCCGCTATCCAGCAAACAGCCGCGTGTTGAGAAGCGCGGGCGGGGGCGTTTTCAAATATCTCTCGATCATCGGAATGTGCGGTTCGATAGCTGCTCTTCCGGCATCCATCATTTCGTCCGCGCGATGAAAGTCGAGAACGCCGATATCAGCGAGATCGGGCGTAACGAGCAAATCCGGCGGGTCGCCCATAAGGCGGGCTCGCGCGATGCGATCATGAAATATACTGAATGAGTTCAGGATAACCGACGTGATGCCCGGCGCGCCGTCCTGTCGCTGCCCAAAGATTTGCCGATGGAGCAGCTGCAGCGCGCCGCTGCCGTTCCATCGCGTGATCGGAGCTTCGTCGACGACGATCTCGCCAGGGATTTCCTCGTCGTCGTCATCACCAATACAGATCCCGCCCCGCCCGAATTCGCTCGTAAGATTGACGCCGACGACGATCCGCGCGCCGAGAGCGCGGCAGACGGAAACGGGCACGGGGTTGACGAGGCAGCCGTCGACCAGCCAACGGCCATTGAGGTGTAAGGGCCGAACGATCCCCGGTATGGCGGACGAGGCGCGGACGGCTTCGGAGACGCGACCCCGCCGCAGCCATACTTCATGGCCGGTTGCGAGGTCGGTCGCGATGGCGGCGAACCGAACCGGGAGTTGCTCGATCGTCAGGCCGCGCAAATGATCGTCGAAGCGATCGAAGAGCCGCTGTCCTGCAATTAGGCCCGAACCCGAGACACTCAAGTCCAAAAAGCTGAAGACGCGCCGGCGCGTGAGTTGGCGTGCAAAATCCGCGAGGTCGTCCAACCGGCCCGATGCGTAATGCCCACCAACGATCGCGCCGATCGACGTTCCAACGACTATCTCAGGCTCCAATCGAGCCTCGGCCAACCCTTGAAGAATGCCTATATGTGCCCAACCTCGAGCCGCTCCTCCGCCCAAGGCTAATGCGAATTTATGCTTCGCCATTTCCGCCACCTCTTGCCGCGACCCAAAGAACGGCGTTCTCACAACGCGCGAAGGGGCATTTTGTTCGATGCGGTTGGAGCGCGGAGCACAGAACGCGGCAAAGTTGCTATGGCGAAATGGAGCACTAGATGTGGACAGCCCGGGGCTGTGACCGATCTCAGGCAGCGACTTTCCGGTTACGGAAGTCGGAAGCGCAGACTTCGTTCAACACTTCATGAAGCTGGTGTCGAGCCTCCCGCAAGTGCCTCGTGCATTCGTCGGGGTTGGCGATATCGAGATAAGTCGGCGCTGCTTTCAGCTCTTTCTCGAGCTCGTATACCGCCTTCAGAACGTCGTAAACTTGATTGACGGCCTTCTTGCGCATCGCAGACATCTCCGTTTGCTCGGTTCGACGTGGTTAACCACGTCGCGCAAATGGAGTTCCAGCGAAGCGATCGAATGTTAGTCGAGCTTACCGTTCTGTTGCAGCTCGTGAAGGAACTGACGCAAGTCATAGCATTCGTCGTTGATCGTCTTGAGAGCCATCTTGGCTTCGAAGGACTTGCCTTCGACACGTGCGGAATCGAGGCGAGACGCCTCTCCTCGAATTACGTTCAGGCTTTTGACGATCCGGTCTGCGGCTTTAACTGTGCCCATGTCACACACCCCATTTTGTGCGTTCGGACTTTCTTTGCGCAAAATGCGGCAACGAGTTGGCAAGCCAACGTCACGTTTAGTTGCCGGACGTACACATATGGACGCGGGGCCGGGTGGCGCACGCCGTCATTCGTTTGAGGGCGCGGAGACGCTGTCGCTGGCCGCGGCGACGATCGCTGTCGTCTCGACGGCGGCGCGGCGTCTGCGAGAGGCCGCGCGCGGATTGCCTGGGGGAGAGAATAGTAAAGAAGCGTTCCCGCGATCAAAAACGTCCCGCCGAGAACCACCATCATCGTCGCAAAATTGCGCATGCCCGC includes:
- a CDS encoding HD domain-containing protein, whose protein sequence is MLVSATIHDARDFAIAKHSGQVRKHDGRPYMVHLDSVAAILEEYGYKSSEIIAAAFLHDTIEKSDTSIEEVHQKFGEAVAELVYWLTDTEKGSRASRALQAAWRLSRAPWDAKLIKLADIIDNGSQIVLHDPSFGPTFLEEKRLCLKKMAEVETSRLLRLPLFQKAAIVTESASL
- a CDS encoding patatin-like phospholipase family protein: MAKHKFALALGGGAARGWAHIGILQGLAEARLEPEIVVGTSIGAIVGGHYASGRLDDLADFARQLTRRRVFSFLDLSVSGSGLIAGQRLFDRFDDHLRGLTIEQLPVRFAAIATDLATGHEVWLRRGRVSEAVRASSAIPGIVRPLHLNGRWLVDGCLVNPVPVSVCRALGARIVVGVNLTSEFGRGGICIGDDDDEEIPGEIVVDEAPITRWNGSGALQLLHRQIFGQRQDGAPGITSVILNSFSIFHDRIARARLMGDPPDLLVTPDLADIGVLDFHRADEMMDAGRAAIEPHIPMIERYLKTPPPALLNTRLFAG